The following are from one region of the Klebsiella aerogenes genome:
- the narH gene encoding nitrate reductase subunit beta — protein MKIRSQVGMVLNLDKCIGCHTCSVTCKNVWSSREGMEYAWFNNVETKPGIGYPKNWEDQDEWQGGWIRSISGKLTPRLGNRVSVLSKIFANPVLPAIDDYYEPFTYDYQHLHNAPEGKYLPTARPRSLISGERMDKIKWGPNWEELLGGEFEKRAKDRNFEAMQKEMYGQFENTFMMYLPRLCEHCLNPSCVATCPSGAIYKREEDGIVLIDQDKCRGWRMCISGCPYKKIYFNWKSGKSEKCIFCYPRIESGQPTVCSETCVGRIRYLGVLLYDADRIEEAASTEHETDLYERQCDVFLNPNDPAVIEEALKQGIPHNVIEAAQKSPVYKLAMDWKLALPLHPEYRTLPMVWYVPPLSPIQSVADAGGLPSNGNILPAVESLRIPVQYLANLLSAGDTGPVLRALKRMMAMRHYKRSQTVEGVTDTRAIEEVGLSVEQVEEMYRYLAIANYEDRFVIPTSHRELAEDAFPERNGCGFTFGDGCHGSDTKFNLFNSRRIDAINVGEKE, from the coding sequence ATGAAAATACGTTCACAAGTTGGGATGGTGCTGAATCTGGATAAATGTATCGGCTGCCATACCTGTTCCGTCACCTGTAAAAACGTCTGGAGTAGCCGCGAAGGCATGGAATACGCGTGGTTCAATAACGTGGAAACCAAGCCGGGCATCGGTTATCCGAAAAACTGGGAAGATCAGGATGAGTGGCAAGGTGGTTGGATCCGCAGCATCAGCGGCAAGCTGACGCCGCGTCTGGGCAACCGCGTCAGCGTGCTGTCGAAGATTTTCGCCAACCCGGTGTTGCCGGCGATTGACGATTACTACGAGCCGTTCACCTACGATTACCAGCACCTGCATAACGCGCCGGAAGGTAAATATTTGCCAACCGCCCGCCCGCGGTCGCTGATCAGCGGCGAGCGAATGGATAAAATCAAATGGGGCCCGAACTGGGAAGAATTGCTCGGCGGCGAGTTTGAAAAACGCGCCAAAGACCGCAACTTCGAAGCCATGCAGAAAGAGATGTACGGCCAGTTTGAAAACACCTTCATGATGTATCTGCCGCGCCTGTGCGAACACTGCCTCAACCCAAGCTGCGTGGCGACCTGCCCGAGCGGCGCCATCTACAAGCGTGAAGAAGACGGCATCGTGCTGATCGACCAGGATAAATGCCGCGGCTGGCGCATGTGCATCAGCGGTTGTCCGTACAAAAAAATCTACTTTAACTGGAAGAGCGGCAAGTCGGAAAAATGTATCTTCTGCTACCCGCGTATCGAATCCGGGCAACCGACGGTCTGTTCTGAAACCTGCGTCGGCCGTATCCGCTATCTTGGCGTACTGCTGTATGACGCGGACCGTATCGAAGAGGCAGCCAGCACCGAACATGAAACCGACCTCTACGAGCGCCAGTGCGACGTATTCCTTAACCCGAACGATCCGGCGGTTATCGAAGAAGCGCTGAAACAGGGGATTCCGCATAACGTCATCGAAGCGGCGCAAAAATCACCGGTCTACAAGCTGGCGATGGACTGGAAACTGGCGCTGCCGCTGCACCCGGAATACCGCACGCTGCCAATGGTCTGGTACGTCCCGCCGCTGTCGCCGATTCAATCCGTCGCTGATGCCGGCGGCCTACCGAGCAACGGCAACATCCTGCCTGCGGTAGAGAGCCTGCGCATTCCGGTACAGTATCTGGCGAATCTGCTGAGCGCCGGGGACACCGGCCCGGTGCTGCGCGCCCTGAAACGCATGATGGCGATGCGTCATTACAAACGCTCGCAAACCGTTGAAGGCGTGACCGATACCCGCGCGATTGAAGAAGTGGGCCTCAGCGTAGAACAGGTCGAAGAGATGTATCGTTACCTGGCGATCGCCAACTACGAAGATCGCTTCGTGATCCCAACCAGCCACCGCGAATTGGCGGAAGACGCCTTCCCTGAGCGCAATGGCTGCGGCTTTACCTTCGGCGACGGCTGCCACGGTTCTGATACCAAGTTCAACCTGTTCAACAGCCGTCGCATTGACGCCATCAACGTTGGGGAGAAAGAGTAA
- the narW gene encoding nitrate reductase molybdenum cofactor assembly chaperone yields the protein MRILKVIGLLLEYPDEVLWENREEALALVSADAPALTPFVEPLLAAPLLDRQAEWCEVFERGRATSLLLFEHVHAESRDRGQAMVDLMNQYEQVGLQIDCRELPDHLPLYLEYLSVLPVADAREGLQNIAPILALIGGRLKQRECEYYQLFDTLLALADSKLSSDSVTKQVASEKRDDTRQALDEVWEEEQVKFIEDNATACDSSPMQAYQRRFSQDVAPQYVDIRAGGPK from the coding sequence ATGCGGATCCTCAAAGTCATCGGTCTGCTGCTGGAGTATCCGGACGAGGTGCTGTGGGAAAACCGCGAGGAGGCGCTGGCGCTGGTCAGCGCCGATGCGCCGGCCCTGACGCCGTTCGTCGAGCCGCTGCTGGCGGCGCCGCTGCTCGACCGCCAGGCCGAATGGTGTGAAGTGTTCGAACGCGGTCGCGCCACCTCGCTGTTGTTGTTTGAACACGTTCACGCCGAATCGCGCGACCGCGGCCAGGCGATGGTCGACCTGATGAACCAGTATGAACAGGTGGGTCTGCAGATCGATTGCCGCGAACTGCCGGACCACCTGCCGCTGTACCTGGAATATCTCAGCGTTCTGCCCGTCGCCGATGCCCGCGAAGGTTTACAGAACATCGCGCCGATTCTGGCGCTGATCGGCGGGCGCTTAAAGCAGCGGGAATGTGAGTATTATCAACTCTTTGACACTCTTCTGGCGCTGGCGGACAGCAAACTCAGTAGTGACAGTGTCACTAAACAGGTGGCCAGCGAGAAGCGTGACGACACGCGTCAGGCGCTGGATGAAGTGTGGGAAGAGGAACAGGTGAAGTTTATCGAAGATAATGCGACCGCTTGCGACAGTTCGCCGATGCAAGCCTATCAACGACGCTTTAGCCAGGATGTGGCGCCGCAGTACGTCGACATCCGTGCCGGAGGCCCGAAATGA
- the narI gene encoding respiratory nitrate reductase subunit gamma, translating to MIQYLNVFFYDIYPYLCGTVFLVGSWLRYDYGQYTWRASSSQMLDKRGMVLWSNLFHIGILGIFFGHFFGMLTPHWVYSWFLPMSQKQVMAMVLGGVCGVLTLVGGIGLLVRRLTNPRIRATSTTADILILCILLIQCALGLTTIPFSAQHPDGSEMLKLVDWAQTVVTFQGGASAHLDGVAWIYRVHLVLGMTIFLIFPFTRLVHVWSAPIEYFTRRYQVVRSRR from the coding sequence ATGATACAGTACTTAAACGTCTTCTTTTACGATATCTACCCTTACCTCTGCGGCACCGTGTTTCTGGTCGGCAGCTGGCTGCGCTACGATTATGGGCAGTATACCTGGCGTGCGTCCTCCAGCCAGATGCTCGATAAGCGTGGGATGGTGCTGTGGTCGAACTTGTTCCATATCGGCATTCTCGGCATCTTTTTCGGCCACTTCTTTGGTATGCTGACGCCGCACTGGGTCTATTCGTGGTTCCTGCCGATGTCGCAGAAGCAGGTGATGGCGATGGTGCTGGGGGGCGTCTGCGGGGTGTTGACGCTGGTCGGCGGGATCGGTCTGCTGGTGCGCCGTCTGACCAATCCGCGTATTCGCGCCACCTCCACCACCGCCGATATCCTGATTCTGTGCATTCTGCTGATTCAGTGCGCGCTGGGGCTGACGACGATTCCGTTCTCCGCTCAGCACCCGGATGGCAGTGAAATGCTTAAACTGGTGGATTGGGCGCAGACGGTGGTCACCTTCCAGGGTGGGGCATCGGCGCATCTGGATGGTGTGGCGTGGATTTACCGCGTGCACCTGGTGCTGGGGATGACCATCTTCCTGATCTTCCCATTCACCCGTTTGGTCCACGTCTGGAGCGCGCCGATAGAGTATTTTACCCGCCGTTACCAGGTGGTGCGTTCCCGGCGCTGA
- the nhoA gene encoding N-hydroxyarylamine O-acetyltransferase, translating to MTPFLSAYFSRLAWTGSPDVTLDTLRALHSHHNSAIPFENLDVLLPREIHLDDRALEEKLITARRGGYCFEQNGLFQRALSEIGFSVRSLLGRVVLANPPQMPPRTHRLLLVEVEGERWIADVGFGGQTLTAPIKLLADIPQHTPHGIYRLVHEGDEWTLQFNHHEHWQSMYHFDLGRQYASDYVMGNFWSAHWPQSHFRHHLLMCRHLPDGGKMTLTNFHFTHWENNHVVEKTDLPDVPALYEALQTRFGLGVDDPKHGFSEAALAAVMAAFDTHPEAGK from the coding sequence ATGACCCCATTTTTAAGCGCGTATTTTTCTCGTCTGGCCTGGACGGGAAGCCCTGATGTGACCCTCGATACTCTGCGGGCGCTGCATAGCCATCACAATAGCGCGATACCGTTCGAGAACCTGGACGTTTTGCTACCGCGTGAAATCCACCTTGACGATCGCGCGCTGGAGGAGAAGTTAATCACCGCCCGCCGCGGCGGCTATTGCTTTGAGCAGAACGGGCTTTTTCAACGGGCGTTAAGCGAGATCGGTTTTTCGGTACGTAGCCTGCTGGGGCGAGTGGTGTTGGCTAATCCGCCGCAAATGCCGCCGCGAACTCACCGTTTATTGTTGGTGGAAGTGGAAGGTGAACGCTGGATTGCCGATGTTGGCTTTGGCGGCCAGACGCTGACCGCGCCGATTAAACTGCTGGCCGATATCCCGCAACACACCCCGCACGGAATCTACCGTTTGGTGCATGAAGGCGACGAATGGACGCTGCAGTTCAATCATCACGAGCACTGGCAGTCGATGTACCATTTCGATTTGGGGCGGCAATACGCCTCTGATTATGTGATGGGTAATTTCTGGTCGGCTCACTGGCCGCAGTCGCATTTCCGCCATCATCTGCTGATGTGCCGTCATTTACCTGACGGCGGCAAAATGACCCTGACCAATTTCCATTTCACCCATTGGGAAAACAACCATGTAGTGGAGAAGACGGATCTCCCGGACGTCCCGGCGCTGTATGAAGCGCTGCAAACCCGCTTCGGCCTTGGCGTAGACGATCCGAAGCACGGTTTCAGCGAAGCGGCGCTGGCGGCAGTTATGGCGGCGTTCGATACCCACCCTGAAGCCGGGAAATAA
- a CDS encoding iron ABC transporter permease yields the protein MKQKLISGVTLAVLLVLVALPLLFILLQAVFPQFSAGSLRHAFGGILPLLADPQLPGMLGGTLWIACGVALMSMVIGLPLGVLRGLFNLPLPRLWDLLFLVPFLTPPYIAALSWMLVLQSNGYLQQLTGWDLNDLLFSRTGIVLVMTLNIFPVVYFAVSRSLLASGQRLAVVARVHGATAWRAFWHVTLPMLAPALAAGMLLAFTLAIEEYGVPAALGSRAGIVMLTVGIEKKLADWPIDLPGASLLSLLLIAVALLAWWLQKRLVGDKEVTSVTGKPGENSGAELGWWTAPAVAAMALVGGLAVVLPGASMVITSLMGTLSGGIGRDNFTLRHFTALFAEQGDALAALGTSLSLAFVSALVVGVLGLVAAWLVLVRKIKGSAFIDALSLMPAALPGVVVGVGLILLWNQPFWPVSPYNSWFMLLLSYCCLLLPWPVRYVGSALRQLGNNLEPAARVHGASPLQALRLIVLPLVFPALLAAMLMVFAVASRELVTSLLLAPAGTQTVAVFIWRQFEQGSVGQGMAMASLTLFCGLALMLSALALMQRGARS from the coding sequence GTGAAACAAAAACTGATCTCCGGGGTGACGCTGGCGGTACTACTGGTGCTGGTGGCATTACCGTTGTTATTCATTCTCCTGCAGGCCGTGTTCCCGCAATTCAGCGCGGGTTCGCTGCGCCATGCGTTTGGCGGCATCCTGCCGCTGCTGGCTGACCCGCAGTTGCCGGGAATGCTCGGCGGCACATTGTGGATCGCCTGTGGTGTGGCGCTGATGAGCATGGTGATAGGTCTGCCGTTGGGCGTACTGCGTGGGTTGTTTAACCTACCGCTGCCGCGCTTATGGGATCTGCTGTTTTTAGTGCCTTTTCTGACGCCGCCGTATATTGCCGCGCTGTCATGGATGCTGGTACTACAGAGCAACGGCTATTTACAGCAACTGACCGGCTGGGATCTTAACGATCTGCTGTTTAGCCGTACAGGCATCGTGTTGGTGATGACGCTGAATATCTTCCCGGTGGTTTACTTTGCGGTATCGCGGAGCCTGTTGGCCAGCGGACAGCGGCTGGCGGTCGTCGCGCGGGTACACGGCGCGACGGCCTGGCGGGCATTCTGGCACGTGACGCTGCCGATGTTGGCTCCGGCGCTGGCGGCGGGAATGTTACTGGCCTTCACGCTGGCGATTGAAGAATACGGTGTACCGGCGGCGCTGGGATCGCGCGCGGGTATCGTGATGCTGACCGTGGGAATTGAGAAAAAGTTGGCCGACTGGCCGATTGATCTGCCCGGCGCTTCGCTGTTGTCGCTGTTGTTGATTGCAGTAGCGTTGTTGGCCTGGTGGCTACAAAAACGGCTGGTGGGAGACAAAGAGGTGACCAGTGTGACTGGCAAGCCGGGGGAAAACAGCGGGGCGGAATTAGGCTGGTGGACGGCGCCAGCGGTCGCCGCGATGGCATTGGTGGGCGGACTGGCGGTGGTATTGCCGGGGGCTTCGATGGTTATTACCAGCCTGATGGGGACGCTTTCAGGCGGGATCGGTCGCGATAACTTTACGCTGCGCCACTTTACGGCGCTGTTTGCCGAACAGGGCGACGCGTTGGCGGCGCTGGGGACCAGCTTGTCGTTGGCATTCGTCTCGGCATTGGTTGTTGGGGTACTTGGTCTGGTCGCCGCGTGGCTGGTACTGGTGCGTAAGATAAAAGGCAGCGCGTTTATCGATGCGCTGTCGCTGATGCCGGCCGCCTTGCCCGGCGTGGTCGTCGGGGTGGGGCTGATACTGTTGTGGAATCAGCCATTCTGGCCGGTATCGCCCTATAACAGCTGGTTTATGCTGCTGTTGTCATATTGTTGCCTGCTGCTGCCGTGGCCGGTGCGCTATGTCGGCAGCGCACTGCGCCAGTTGGGCAATAACCTTGAACCGGCGGCGCGGGTGCATGGCGCGTCGCCGCTGCAGGCGCTACGCCTGATTGTCCTGCCGCTGGTCTTTCCCGCGCTGCTGGCGGCAATGCTGATGGTGTTTGCGGTCGCGTCGCGCGAGTTGGTGACTTCGCTGTTGTTGGCCCCGGCAGGCACGCAAACCGTCGCGGTGTTTATCTGGCGGCAGTTTGAACAAGGTTCTGTGGGTCAGGGGATGGCGATGGCCAGTTTGACGTTGTTTTGCGGGTTGGCGCTGATGCTGAGCGCGCTGGCGCTAATGCAGCGCGGCGCACGAAGCTAA
- a CDS encoding ABC transporter substrate-binding protein has product MKTTMTIKKGAALAMLLSATMISNAHALTVYTAGPGTLAKGLASGFEQKTGVKVNIFQATTGKVMARLEAEQANPQADVLISASWDTAEDLHHRGWLLPYQSANADKVPASLKSADYVAQGISALGIVWNSKSGTPEPKEWRDLTEAAFKGKVTTPDPALSGASLDLLIGLQNGMGDKAWALFDELKKNGMVVSGPNAQAVTPVMQGAKAAVFGAVDYVSYGNISQGESLKVIFPASGTVIAPRPMMILKTTQHADEAKAFVDYVLSPEGQALVADAWLMPARSDVAAKRPLLNELKILPTANDGNSERSAVLSRFNQLFAQ; this is encoded by the coding sequence ATGAAAACCACCATGACCATAAAAAAAGGAGCGGCGCTCGCTATGTTGCTGTCGGCTACGATGATCTCCAACGCTCACGCGCTCACCGTCTATACTGCCGGACCGGGAACTCTGGCAAAGGGGCTGGCCAGCGGTTTCGAACAGAAAACCGGGGTAAAAGTGAATATCTTCCAGGCCACCACCGGCAAGGTGATGGCGCGGCTTGAGGCCGAACAGGCCAATCCGCAGGCCGATGTATTGATTTCCGCGTCCTGGGATACCGCTGAAGATCTGCATCATCGCGGCTGGTTGCTGCCGTATCAGAGCGCCAATGCCGACAAGGTGCCAGCCAGCCTTAAATCGGCTGATTATGTCGCGCAGGGGATTTCGGCACTCGGTATCGTCTGGAACAGTAAAAGCGGTACCCCGGAGCCGAAGGAGTGGCGCGATCTGACCGAGGCGGCGTTTAAAGGCAAAGTCACTACCCCGGATCCGGCGCTTTCCGGCGCATCGCTGGATTTGCTGATCGGGCTGCAAAATGGCATGGGTGATAAAGCCTGGGCGCTATTCGACGAACTGAAGAAAAACGGCATGGTCGTCAGCGGGCCAAACGCCCAGGCGGTCACGCCGGTGATGCAAGGGGCGAAAGCCGCGGTGTTCGGCGCGGTGGATTACGTTTCCTACGGTAATATTAGCCAGGGGGAGTCGCTGAAGGTTATTTTCCCGGCCAGCGGTACGGTGATTGCGCCTCGCCCGATGATGATCCTCAAAACCACTCAGCATGCGGATGAGGCGAAAGCCTTTGTCGATTACGTGCTCTCGCCGGAAGGCCAGGCGCTGGTTGCCGATGCCTGGCTGATGCCCGCGCGCAGCGATGTCGCGGCAAAACGCCCGCTGCTCAATGAGCTGAAAATTCTGCCGACCGCCAACGATGGCAACAGCGAGCGCAGCGCCGTGCTGTCCCGCTTTAATCAGCTCTTCGCTCAGTAA
- a CDS encoding ABC transporter ATP-binding protein, producing MMRALTSITLDGVSFAFGAHPVLDNINLHIAAGSIVALLGPSGCGKSTLLRLLAGLTIPDRGDIRFNDRLVAKPGWGMPPEQRDLGMVFQDYALWPHMTAAQNVAFPLRMRGVARDEQRKRVSDALAMVGLNGFAERKPSGLSGGQQQRVALARAIVAEPRVLLFDEPLSNLDSELRESLCIEMGGLLRQLGITAVYVTHDRREAELLADRIVHLSAGSIAAVRTVTPTSGELA from the coding sequence ATAATGCGCGCGCTGACCAGTATCACCCTCGATGGCGTTTCTTTCGCCTTCGGCGCTCATCCCGTGCTGGATAATATCAACCTACACATTGCTGCGGGCAGCATCGTGGCGCTGCTCGGCCCCTCCGGCTGCGGCAAAAGCACGCTCCTGCGCCTGCTGGCGGGTTTAACCATCCCCGACCGCGGCGACATCCGTTTTAACGACCGTCTGGTAGCAAAACCCGGCTGGGGTATGCCCCCGGAACAGCGCGATCTCGGCATGGTTTTCCAGGACTATGCCCTATGGCCGCATATGACGGCGGCGCAGAACGTCGCATTCCCGCTACGAATGCGCGGCGTGGCGCGTGATGAACAGCGTAAGCGGGTCAGCGACGCGCTGGCGATGGTTGGCTTGAATGGCTTTGCTGAACGCAAACCCTCCGGGCTTTCCGGCGGCCAACAGCAGCGGGTGGCGCTGGCGCGAGCGATTGTCGCTGAACCGCGGGTGCTGTTGTTCGATGAACCGCTTTCTAACCTCGACAGCGAACTGCGCGAGTCGTTGTGCATCGAGATGGGCGGCCTGCTACGCCAGCTTGGGATCACCGCCGTTTACGTCACTCACGATCGCCGCGAGGCCGAGCTGCTGGCGGATCGCATCGTGCATCTTTCTGCAGGCAGCATTGCCGCTGTCCGCACCGTTACGCCAACCTCAGGGGAACTTGCATGA
- a CDS encoding flavin reductase family protein, translated as MSRFRHVELQYASRLLNHGPTIMITSYDAQSGRRNVMSAAWSMPVEFAPPRVAIVVDKSTWTREIIERNGAFGIVVPGVAAASWAYAVGSVSGRDEDKFNAYGIPVVNGPELGLPLIEEKCLAWMECRLLPATAAQEQYDTLFGEVVSAAADERVFASGRWQFDDDKLNTIHHLGTGNFVASGRHVQANTPEKE; from the coding sequence ATGAGCCGTTTTCGCCATGTTGAACTCCAGTACGCCAGCCGTCTGCTCAACCACGGCCCGACTATTATGATTACCAGCTATGATGCGCAATCCGGGCGCCGCAATGTGATGTCCGCCGCCTGGTCGATGCCGGTTGAGTTCGCGCCGCCGCGGGTGGCCATAGTGGTCGATAAAAGCACCTGGACGCGGGAAATCATCGAACGCAACGGCGCGTTTGGCATTGTGGTGCCCGGCGTCGCCGCCGCCAGTTGGGCCTATGCGGTCGGCAGCGTGAGTGGCCGGGATGAGGATAAGTTCAACGCCTATGGGATTCCGGTCGTGAATGGACCTGAGCTGGGGCTACCGTTGATTGAAGAGAAGTGTCTGGCATGGATGGAGTGTCGCCTGCTGCCCGCTACGGCGGCGCAAGAGCAATACGATACGCTGTTCGGCGAAGTGGTTTCCGCCGCCGCCGATGAACGCGTCTTCGCCAGCGGGCGCTGGCAGTTCGACGATGACAAACTGAATACCATTCACCATCTCGGCACCGGCAATTTTGTCGCCAGCGGCCGCCATGTGCAGGCGAACACGCCGGAAAAAGAGTAA
- the pptA gene encoding tautomerase PptA, whose product MPHVDIKCFPRELSEEQKTALAADITDVLIRHLNTKDGSVSVALNQVPQSDWQQVWDSEIAPQMEQLIKKPGYSM is encoded by the coding sequence ATGCCACATGTCGATATCAAGTGTTTTCCCCGCGAACTGAGCGAAGAACAAAAAACCGCGTTGGCTGCGGATATCACCGACGTTCTGATTCGTCATCTTAATACTAAAGACGGCTCGGTCAGCGTCGCCCTCAATCAGGTGCCGCAGAGCGACTGGCAGCAGGTATGGGATAGCGAGATCGCGCCGCAGATGGAACAGCTGATAAAAAAACCGGGCTACAGCATGTAA
- a CDS encoding YoaK family protein: protein MAENQLLLEQRWQHHREPALLAASGGAIDTISFITLFGLFTAHVTGNLVVAGAALATNSEGILSKLLAIPVFMLAVAVTTLVIKRRQIITPKFLGGLFIAEILLLLLFGLLGLLWQPFVGADSMTALMTGMTGVMAMGVRNATTRLLLPTTSPSTMMTGNVTQLTIDVVNWCQSPNRENGEKIKKSGASVLGFLLGAGLGALGYILAGFYSVLIPVVLVAVVAWRECTAGRNRL from the coding sequence GTGGCCGAAAACCAACTCTTACTGGAGCAACGCTGGCAACACCACCGCGAACCCGCGTTGCTCGCGGCGTCCGGCGGCGCTATCGACACCATCAGCTTTATTACGCTATTTGGCCTGTTTACCGCCCACGTCACGGGAAACCTGGTGGTCGCCGGAGCCGCTCTGGCGACAAACAGCGAAGGTATTTTATCCAAGCTGCTCGCCATTCCGGTTTTTATGCTGGCGGTGGCGGTGACCACGCTGGTCATTAAGCGTCGTCAAATCATCACGCCAAAATTTCTTGGCGGATTATTCATTGCCGAGATCCTGTTGCTGCTGCTTTTCGGCCTGTTAGGGCTGTTGTGGCAGCCGTTCGTCGGCGCTGACAGCATGACCGCGTTGATGACCGGGATGACGGGCGTGATGGCCATGGGCGTGAGGAACGCCACGACGCGTTTACTGCTGCCGACAACCAGCCCCAGCACGATGATGACCGGTAACGTGACGCAACTGACGATCGATGTCGTTAACTGGTGCCAGTCGCCCAATCGGGAAAATGGCGAAAAAATCAAAAAGTCGGGTGCTTCGGTGCTCGGTTTTTTACTGGGCGCAGGGCTTGGCGCCTTGGGATATATCCTTGCGGGGTTTTATTCGGTGCTGATCCCGGTGGTATTGGTGGCCGTTGTGGCCTGGCGTGAGTGTACGGCGGGGCGAAACAGGCTGTAA
- a CDS encoding transporter substrate-binding domain-containing protein yields MKTLIAALALLLLIGKAQAALDLRANERPLPVTRDDNAIGKIPANYRFVEPGVLTVAISALNSPPLALLASDNRTRIGSDPDIARLLAGSLGLKLKLVPTAWEDWPLGIASGRYDVALINIAVTEKRKERFDFATYRVDSLAFSVKSDSDIAHISHAEDLAGRKVIVGSGTNQERILLGWNAQNEAAGRQPALPVYLTDDASGNLYIQSGRADVFFGPQSVAAYKAALTGKTKVVGLGPKKAWVATTSKKGNGLVYALQAALDGAIARGEYQQVLARWGEQGEEVAHSEVNPPGITY; encoded by the coding sequence ATGAAAACACTCATCGCAGCGCTTGCGCTGTTACTCCTGATTGGCAAGGCGCAGGCCGCGCTCGATCTGCGCGCCAATGAGCGGCCGCTGCCGGTCACGCGGGATGATAACGCGATCGGTAAGATCCCGGCGAACTACCGTTTCGTGGAGCCTGGCGTGTTGACGGTGGCGATCTCGGCGCTGAATTCGCCGCCGCTGGCGCTGTTGGCCAGTGATAACCGCACGCGTATCGGCAGCGACCCGGATATCGCCCGACTGCTGGCCGGTAGTCTTGGCCTGAAGCTGAAGCTGGTGCCGACCGCCTGGGAAGACTGGCCGTTGGGCATCGCCTCCGGGCGCTACGATGTGGCGCTGATTAACATTGCCGTGACCGAAAAACGCAAAGAGAGGTTCGATTTTGCCACTTATCGCGTCGATTCACTGGCCTTCTCGGTGAAGTCAGACAGTGACATCGCGCATATTAGCCATGCTGAGGACCTGGCGGGACGCAAAGTCATTGTTGGTTCCGGCACCAACCAGGAGCGGATCCTGCTGGGATGGAATGCGCAAAACGAGGCTGCGGGTCGGCAACCGGCGCTGCCGGTTTATCTGACCGATGACGCATCCGGCAATCTTTATATTCAGTCGGGCCGGGCGGATGTGTTCTTTGGCCCGCAGTCGGTTGCCGCCTACAAAGCCGCGTTGACCGGCAAAACTAAAGTCGTCGGCCTCGGGCCGAAAAAAGCGTGGGTCGCGACCACCAGCAAAAAAGGCAATGGTCTGGTGTACGCGCTACAGGCGGCGCTGGATGGCGCGATCGCCCGCGGTGAATATCAACAGGTCCTGGCGCGCTGGGGCGAACAGGGGGAGGAGGTCGCCCATTCGGAAGTGAATCCTCCGGGGATAACATATTGA
- a CDS encoding amino acid ABC transporter ATP-binding protein encodes MPNSHSGHISITGVSKYFGRHKALDDVSLDIAPGTVTVILGPSGSGKSTLLRTINHLERVDAGLIQIDGDYIGYRRKGDKLYELKEKEILRQRVNVGYVFQNFNLFPHLTVLENLIEAPIAHKLASRKEATARAYELLDVVGLRNKADAWSRHLSGGQQQRIAIARALALNPRVMLFDEPTSALDPELVGEVLDVIKKLARSGTTLVVVTHEIGFAREVADRVVFMVDGKIVEQGSSDEVLNHPQHQRTRQFLSRVLA; translated from the coding sequence ATGCCCAACTCTCATAGCGGACATATTTCGATAACCGGCGTGAGTAAATACTTTGGTCGTCATAAAGCGCTGGATGACGTGTCGCTGGACATCGCGCCGGGGACGGTGACGGTTATTCTCGGGCCGTCTGGTTCCGGTAAATCGACATTACTGCGTACCATTAACCATCTCGAACGGGTAGACGCAGGGCTCATCCAGATCGATGGCGACTACATAGGTTATCGCCGTAAAGGCGACAAACTGTACGAGCTGAAAGAGAAGGAGATCCTGCGTCAGCGGGTCAATGTCGGTTACGTGTTTCAGAACTTCAACTTGTTTCCGCACCTGACGGTGCTGGAGAACCTGATTGAAGCGCCGATTGCCCATAAGCTCGCCAGTCGCAAAGAAGCCACCGCCCGCGCTTATGAACTGCTTGATGTCGTTGGATTGCGCAATAAAGCCGATGCCTGGTCGCGGCACCTTTCCGGCGGTCAGCAGCAGCGCATCGCTATCGCCCGCGCGCTGGCGCTGAATCCGCGGGTGATGTTGTTCGATGAACCCACATCGGCGTTAGATCCGGAACTGGTTGGCGAGGTGCTGGATGTGATTAAAAAGCTGGCGCGCTCCGGCACGACGTTGGTTGTGGTGACCCATGAAATCGGCTTTGCCCGCGAGGTGGCCGATCGGGTGGTCTTTATGGTCGACGGGAAAATTGTTGAACAGGGCAGCAGCGATGAGGTGCTGAATCATCCGCAACATCAGCGCACCCGGCAATTTTTATCGCGGGTGCTGGCATGA